From the genome of Lutzomyia longipalpis isolate SR_M1_2022 chromosome 2, ASM2433408v1, one region includes:
- the LOC129788749 gene encoding zinc finger protein 501-like isoform X2 has product MEVENSFGEAVGGASPSSLLVPNLSFKCIFCHADFVLPLDLAHHIEIFHSDADVDDFMMDFDDDDDDCNDLPLEPICELRHDDTELNFRQFSGSDENSSGSSNGVAKVFSEAPGRGRRRDVPEEDVESRNTGTECFFQCTVCEKTFKFAGDLAKHVRSHTQNKPYQCSICDKTFTHIGSLNTHIRIHSGEKPYKCKQCDKAFTQSSSLMVHIRSHLTKKPHQCSICDKGFVNSSSLVLHMRLHSQGEPFPCTSCDKTFKAAHLLQEHMLLHTETPLYQCSICRKAFHHASELVQHMKCHTGEKPFQCSICEKSFTQPGSLNTHMRIHTGEKPFKCSDCNKSFTQASSLSVHMKIHTSREKPFTCRECGKSYSQQAYFNKHMAIRHNIARDTTKGSEECTECHQTFDNAVAMSRHMIKAHPQIYQCSICESKSTNCT; this is encoded by the exons ATGGAAGTTGAGAATTCTTTTGGGGAAGCTGTTGGTGGAGCATCTCCATCATCGCTCTTAGTCCCAAATTTGagttttaaatgtattttctgCCATGCTGACTTTGTTTTGCCACTGGACCTCGCTCATCATATAGAAATCTTCCACTCAGATGCTGATGTTGATGACTTCATGATGGATTTTGACGATGACGACGATGATTGCAATGATCTCCCCCTGGAACCAATCTGTGAGCTAAGGCACGATGATACGGAATTGAATTTCCGCCAATTTTCTGGAAGCGATGAGAATTCCTCCGGTTCCAGCAATGGTGTAGCGAAGGTGTTCTCCGAAGCGCCCGGCCGAGGACGTCGTCGAGATGTGCCGGAAGAAGATGTGGAGTCCCGGAATACGGGTACAGAATGCTTCTTCCAGTGCACGGTGTGTgagaaaacattcaaatttGCCGGCGATCTGGCTAAGCACGTGCggtcacacacacaaaataaacCCTATCAGTGCTCCATCTGTGACAAAACATTCACGCATATTGGCAGCCTCAACACACACATTCGCATCCACAGCGGCGAGAAGCCGTACAAGTGTAAGCAATGCGACAAGGCTTTCACACAATCAAGTAGCCTTATGGTGCACATACGGTCCCACTTGACGAAGAAGCCCCACCAGTGTAGCATATGCGACAAGGGGTTTGTCAATAGCAGTAGCTTGGTGCTGCATATGCGTCTTCACAGCCAAGGAGAACCCTTCCCCTGTACAAGCTGTGATAAAACCTTCAAGGCGGCGCACCTCCTGCAGGAGCATATGCTACTACATACCGAAACACCCCTCTACCAGTGCAGCATATGCCGCAAGGCATTCCACCATGCGAGTGAACTTGTGCAACATATGAAATGCCACACGGGTGAGAAACCCTTTCAATGCAGCATATGCGAAAAAAGCTTCACACAGCCGGGCAGTCTCAACACACACATGCGCATCCACACGGGGGAGAAACCCTTCAAATGCTCCGACTGCAATAAATCCTTCACACAAGCTTCCAGCTTATCGGTGCACATGAAGATTCACACGAGTCGCGAAAAGCCATTCACGTGTCGTGAATGTGGGAAATCCTACAGTCAGCAGGCCTACTTCAACAAGCACATGGCCATCCGACACAACATAGCACGAGACACCACCAAGGGTAGTGAGGAGTGCACTGAGTGCCATCAGACATTCGATAATGCCGTTGCAATGTCCCGGCATATGATAAAAGCTCATCCCCAGATCTACCAATGCTCCATTT GCGAAAGCAAATCAACAAATTGTacttag
- the LOC129788749 gene encoding zinc finger protein 501-like isoform X3, producing MEVENSFGEAVGGASPSSLLVPNLSFKYADVDDFMMDFDDDDDDCNDLPLEPICELRHDDTELNFRQFSGSDENSSGSSNGVAKVFSEAPGRGRRRDVPEEDVESRNTGTECFFQCTVCEKTFKFAGDLAKHVRSHTQNKPYQCSICDKTFTHIGSLNTHIRIHSGEKPYKCKQCDKAFTQSSSLMVHIRSHLTKKPHQCSICDKGFVNSSSLVLHMRLHSQGEPFPCTSCDKTFKAAHLLQEHMLLHTETPLYQCSICRKAFHHASELVQHMKCHTGEKPFQCSICEKSFTQPGSLNTHMRIHTGEKPFKCSDCNKSFTQASSLSVHMKIHTSREKPFTCRECGKSYSQQAYFNKHMAIRHNIARDTTKGSEECTECHQTFDNAVAMSRHMIKAHPQIYQCSICRSQFDNSDDLVTHLRGHFKD from the exons ATGGAAGTTGAGAATTCTTTTGGGGAAGCTGTTGGTGGAGCATCTCCATCATCGCTCTTAGTCCCAAATTTGagttttaaat ATGCTGATGTTGATGACTTCATGATGGATTTTGACGATGACGACGATGATTGCAATGATCTCCCCCTGGAACCAATCTGTGAGCTAAGGCACGATGATACGGAATTGAATTTCCGCCAATTTTCTGGAAGCGATGAGAATTCCTCCGGTTCCAGCAATGGTGTAGCGAAGGTGTTCTCCGAAGCGCCCGGCCGAGGACGTCGTCGAGATGTGCCGGAAGAAGATGTGGAGTCCCGGAATACGGGTACAGAATGCTTCTTCCAGTGCACGGTGTGTgagaaaacattcaaatttGCCGGCGATCTGGCTAAGCACGTGCggtcacacacacaaaataaacCCTATCAGTGCTCCATCTGTGACAAAACATTCACGCATATTGGCAGCCTCAACACACACATTCGCATCCACAGCGGCGAGAAGCCGTACAAGTGTAAGCAATGCGACAAGGCTTTCACACAATCAAGTAGCCTTATGGTGCACATACGGTCCCACTTGACGAAGAAGCCCCACCAGTGTAGCATATGCGACAAGGGGTTTGTCAATAGCAGTAGCTTGGTGCTGCATATGCGTCTTCACAGCCAAGGAGAACCCTTCCCCTGTACAAGCTGTGATAAAACCTTCAAGGCGGCGCACCTCCTGCAGGAGCATATGCTACTACATACCGAAACACCCCTCTACCAGTGCAGCATATGCCGCAAGGCATTCCACCATGCGAGTGAACTTGTGCAACATATGAAATGCCACACGGGTGAGAAACCCTTTCAATGCAGCATATGCGAAAAAAGCTTCACACAGCCGGGCAGTCTCAACACACACATGCGCATCCACACGGGGGAGAAACCCTTCAAATGCTCCGACTGCAATAAATCCTTCACACAAGCTTCCAGCTTATCGGTGCACATGAAGATTCACACGAGTCGCGAAAAGCCATTCACGTGTCGTGAATGTGGGAAATCCTACAGTCAGCAGGCCTACTTCAACAAGCACATGGCCATCCGACACAACATAGCACGAGACACCACCAAGGGTAGTGAGGAGTGCACTGAGTGCCATCAGACATTCGATAATGCCGTTGCAATGTCCCGGCATATGATAAAAGCTCATCCCCAGATCTACCAATGCTCCATTTGTAGGTCACAATTTGATAATTCAGATGATCTCGTTACGCATCTCAGGGGACACTTTAAGGACTAA
- the LOC129788749 gene encoding zinc finger protein 501-like isoform X1, which translates to MEVENSFGEAVGGASPSSLLVPNLSFKCIFCHADFVLPLDLAHHIEIFHSDADVDDFMMDFDDDDDDCNDLPLEPICELRHDDTELNFRQFSGSDENSSGSSNGVAKVFSEAPGRGRRRDVPEEDVESRNTGTECFFQCTVCEKTFKFAGDLAKHVRSHTQNKPYQCSICDKTFTHIGSLNTHIRIHSGEKPYKCKQCDKAFTQSSSLMVHIRSHLTKKPHQCSICDKGFVNSSSLVLHMRLHSQGEPFPCTSCDKTFKAAHLLQEHMLLHTETPLYQCSICRKAFHHASELVQHMKCHTGEKPFQCSICEKSFTQPGSLNTHMRIHTGEKPFKCSDCNKSFTQASSLSVHMKIHTSREKPFTCRECGKSYSQQAYFNKHMAIRHNIARDTTKGSEECTECHQTFDNAVAMSRHMIKAHPQIYQCSICRSQFDNSDDLVTHLRGHFKD; encoded by the coding sequence ATGGAAGTTGAGAATTCTTTTGGGGAAGCTGTTGGTGGAGCATCTCCATCATCGCTCTTAGTCCCAAATTTGagttttaaatgtattttctgCCATGCTGACTTTGTTTTGCCACTGGACCTCGCTCATCATATAGAAATCTTCCACTCAGATGCTGATGTTGATGACTTCATGATGGATTTTGACGATGACGACGATGATTGCAATGATCTCCCCCTGGAACCAATCTGTGAGCTAAGGCACGATGATACGGAATTGAATTTCCGCCAATTTTCTGGAAGCGATGAGAATTCCTCCGGTTCCAGCAATGGTGTAGCGAAGGTGTTCTCCGAAGCGCCCGGCCGAGGACGTCGTCGAGATGTGCCGGAAGAAGATGTGGAGTCCCGGAATACGGGTACAGAATGCTTCTTCCAGTGCACGGTGTGTgagaaaacattcaaatttGCCGGCGATCTGGCTAAGCACGTGCggtcacacacacaaaataaacCCTATCAGTGCTCCATCTGTGACAAAACATTCACGCATATTGGCAGCCTCAACACACACATTCGCATCCACAGCGGCGAGAAGCCGTACAAGTGTAAGCAATGCGACAAGGCTTTCACACAATCAAGTAGCCTTATGGTGCACATACGGTCCCACTTGACGAAGAAGCCCCACCAGTGTAGCATATGCGACAAGGGGTTTGTCAATAGCAGTAGCTTGGTGCTGCATATGCGTCTTCACAGCCAAGGAGAACCCTTCCCCTGTACAAGCTGTGATAAAACCTTCAAGGCGGCGCACCTCCTGCAGGAGCATATGCTACTACATACCGAAACACCCCTCTACCAGTGCAGCATATGCCGCAAGGCATTCCACCATGCGAGTGAACTTGTGCAACATATGAAATGCCACACGGGTGAGAAACCCTTTCAATGCAGCATATGCGAAAAAAGCTTCACACAGCCGGGCAGTCTCAACACACACATGCGCATCCACACGGGGGAGAAACCCTTCAAATGCTCCGACTGCAATAAATCCTTCACACAAGCTTCCAGCTTATCGGTGCACATGAAGATTCACACGAGTCGCGAAAAGCCATTCACGTGTCGTGAATGTGGGAAATCCTACAGTCAGCAGGCCTACTTCAACAAGCACATGGCCATCCGACACAACATAGCACGAGACACCACCAAGGGTAGTGAGGAGTGCACTGAGTGCCATCAGACATTCGATAATGCCGTTGCAATGTCCCGGCATATGATAAAAGCTCATCCCCAGATCTACCAATGCTCCATTTGTAGGTCACAATTTGATAATTCAGATGATCTCGTTACGCATCTCAGGGGACACTTTAAGGACTAA
- the LOC129788771 gene encoding replication termination factor 2, protein MGCDGGTIPRRDELVRTKKKPEQKDKESEMQFRWRHCALTQQPLQEPIVMCGLGRLYSKQSVIEHLLEKEKMPESASHIKSLKDVKQLTLTPNPTYRDADKQEGLLDVRSAPYICKLIGLEMSGKFRFVALWGCGCVFSERALKEIKSSVCSLCQTPYTEADIVILNGSEEDTDLMRSKMEARVARRKAEKKEKEGKKAKKTAEMPQISEPGPSTASTSSSTVTTAAPEPSKETKEAKELKPGSSKIIKELKRSNSEKLSDPAFKKAKKSYSVASDPKATDVYKSIFTSHKSEKEQDRAHWVTYNPFYN, encoded by the exons ATGGGTTGCGATGGTGGAACAATCCCTCGTCGCGATGAACTCGTGCGGACAAAAAAGAAGCCCGAACAG AAGGATAAAGAGTCCGAGATGCAGTTCCGGTGGCGTCATTGTGCCCTCACGCAGCAACCACTGCAGGAGCCAATTGTGATGTGTGGCCTGGGGCGTTTGTACTCCAAACAGAGTGTCATTGAGCATCTGCTGGAGAAGGAGAAGATGCCCGAATCTGCAAGCCACATTAAGTCTCTCAAGGATGTGAAGCAGCTCACTCTTACACCCAATCCCACGTACAGGGATGCCGATAAGCAGGAGGGATTGCTGGATGTGCGCAGTGCTCCGTACATTTGCAAACTCATTGGACTGGAGATGAGTGGAAAGTTCCGATTTGTGGCTCTCTGGGGATGTGGCTGTGTCTTCTCTGAGCGTGCCCTCAAGGAAATTAAGAGTAGTGTGTGCTCACTGTGTCAGACCCCCTACACGGAGGCTGATATTGTGATCCTCAATGGGAGTGAGGAGGACACAGATTTGATGAGGAGTAAAATGGAAGCTCGTGTGGCCAGAAGGAAGGcagagaagaaggagaaagagGGCAAGAAGGCTAAGAAAACAGCTGAAATGCCACAGATTTCCGAACCTGGACCATCAACGGCATCAACATCGTCATCAACAGTGACAACAGCCGCTCCTGAACCCTCAAAGGAGACAAAGGAGGCAAAGGAGCTCAAACCAGGCAGCAGCAAGATCATAAAGGAGCTCAAGAGATCCAACAGTGAAAAACTCTCCGATCCGGCATTCAAGAAAGCCAAAAAATCCTACAGTGTGGCCAGCGATCCCAAAGCCACGGATGTCTACAAATCCATCTTCACGTCGCACAAGAGCGAAAAGGAGCAGGATAGAGCACACTGGGTGACCTACAATCCTTTCTACAACTAA
- the LOC129788766 gene encoding sodium/potassium-transporting ATPase subunit beta-2-like, giving the protein MASPKDKNGTGQVTYEFPYMKPKEKVSLRKFLYNSENGTIMSRTPSNWAKLLIFYAIFYTVLAALFAICFQGLLATLTEEYPKWQLDRSLIGTNPGVGFRPISEDTSQGSLIWFKASDPDSIRPWTKLLDDYLAPYQNETLLPGEGKNQEMCDFGSPPKPGRVCAVEVSKWEHCNSENDYGYSKSSPCIFVKLNRIFNWIPEFYDDVNDLPGDMPEELKAHIAQLDESKRKQVWISCRGEHPSDREAIGPIKYIPSHGMPSYYYPFTNAPGYLSPVIAVHLERPALNRLINIECRAWAKNIQYQGGRERSGSVHLELMID; this is encoded by the exons aTGGCTAGTCCAAAGGACAAGAATGGCACGGGTCAAGTGACTTATGAATTTCCCTATATGAAgccaaaagaaaaagtttctctGCGTAAATTTCTCTATAACAGTGAAAATGGGACCATTATGTCACGAACACCATCAAATTGGG CAAAACTTCTTATCTTCTATGCCATCTTCTATACAGTATTAGCTGCCCTATTTGCCATTTGCTTCCAAGGTCTTCTCGCCACACTTACTGAGGAATACCCAAAGTGGCAATTGGATAGATCACTCATCGGCACGAATCCTGGTGTTGGTTTTCGTCCCATTTCCGAGGATACAAGTCAAGGATCTCTTATTTGGTTTAAAGCATCTGATCCAGATAGCATTCGTCCATGGACTAAATTGCTTGATGATTACTTGGCCC CATACCAGAATGAAACTTTGCTCCCTGGTGAAGGGAAAAACCAAGAAATGTGCGACTTTGGCTCTCCCCCGAAACCAGGACGTGTTTGTGCTGTGGAGGTGTCAAAATGGGAGCACTGCAACAGCGAAAATGATTATGGATACTCAAAGTCATCTCCGTGCATTTTTGTGAAACtcaatagaattttcaattggatTCCGGAATTTTATGATGATGTCAATGATCTACCCGGTGATATGCCCGAGGAGTTGAAGGCACACATTGCACAGTTGGATGAAAGTAAACGGAAACAAGTGTGGATCTCCTGTCGTGGAGAACATCCGTCCGATCGTGAGGCAATTGGGCCAATTAAGTACATCCCTTCACACGGTATGCCCTCATACTACTACCCCTTTACCAACGCACCTGGATACTTGAGTCCAGTGATTGCAGTACATCTGGAGAGACCTGCAT TGAATCGTTTGATCAACATTGAATGTCGCGCATGGGCTAAGAATATTCAATATCAAGGTGGACGAGAACGATCTGGATCTGTGCATTTAGAGTTAATGATTGATTAA